The DNA region CGGCGCTGCTTCGGGTTGGCATCGTCCCCGAACAGGATTCGGATGCGCTCGTACTCGGCGAGGTCATCGGCCAGGAGGAGGAGGGCATCGAGGGAGAAGAAGGCGGTTGCGATGCTGATCTCCTGACCGCCGCCGCCCATCCGCTTGATCCCGGCCAGGAGAGTGTTCTCGCCACGGTTATCAATGATGCTGCTGATCGTGGAATTCGAATCTTCGCCCATGGTTATCTGCTCCCGATCTGCGAAGCCCCGGTTGAGCCTGAGTCGCCGGAAGTCCGGCGCTGCGAAGCGACCATTGCTGTCGCTTGCGCGTGACGCGTGTCACCAGGAATGGCGGGGTCGGACCTACCCGGAGGCTTAGAGGAGCGCCTCTATGACCGGAAGGTGGATCGCTCCGGTCGCTGGCAGGTGCCGGGCCGCCGACCATCCGCACGAACGCCCGTGCGGAACAGCCTCATCTTAGCCCACAAAGAGGAAGGTGTCAAGAGTCGCGTGGGCTTCCGAGATACTCGCGCTAGGCAACATCTCTGCGACCTCCGGCACTAGGGCACCTGCGTCCGCCCAACGTCATTGCTCGGAGCATGATTGCTGTGTTATCATCCGATGGCAGAAGCGCGTGATTGATCGCGCCTGCAGAACTCAGTGAGGAGGGACGAATGACGCTTGAAGATGCTGTCGTTCTCGCCGTCCGGGCACACCAGGGTCAGAAGGACAAAGCCGGAGAGAGCTACATCCTCCATCCGCTGAGAGTGATGCTCAAGCAGGATACGGAGATCGGCATGATGGCCGCCGTGCTGCATGACGTGGTGGAAGACACGTCATGGACGTTCGACGGACTGAGAGACCAGGGCTGCTCGGAGGATGTCCTGGCTCTCATCGATCAACTGACCCGGCGCGACGGCGAGGAATACTCCGACTACCTCGCCCGTATCCGAACAGACCCCACAGCTCGATCGGTCAAGCTGGCGGATCTGGAAGACAACCTCAATGTGCTCAGACTACGGCAGATCACTCCGAAGGACGCGGATCGCCTGAACAAGTACCTTGATGCGTGGCGTGACCTGCAGGGCGATCCGGCGTGACGCGTCTGCGCGTCTATGGCTGCCTGTCGTTGTTCGTGTACCGACTCAGCTTCACGCTCGAATCAGCGTAGAGTTCGTCCTCGTCGCCGATGACAACGTTGAGCGAGAACATCTCATTCCCTGAGGGATCCTTGAATTTGGCGACTCCGAGAAAGCGCTTATCTTCACTTAGGAACTCGACCAGGCCATTAGATTCGAGAAGGCTGATCAGATCATCCCTGGAGAGGTATTCGATTCCCCGAGTTGACAAGAAGAAGGCAAGCACTGAGACACCATCCTCCGCCCACATCTCAGCTCTGAATGGCCGGCCGTCGGCCAACTGGCCGACCGCGTAGCCGATATCAGCATCCGTCTTGCCCGGCGCCTTAGGTCCGGGATGAAGGTTTGACCTGTCCGGTGCCGGAAACACTGAGTTCACCATGTCCTCCTCCTCTGGCTGTAACGTACGCTTGCAGTTCGTTGCTGGCGACAGGTGTCAACAGCTGCTCCAGACGCAGTTGAGTCTCCTTGACTATTCACAGCCGCGCGCATAGGCACAGGGTGCTCAATCATCCCACGGATCGGGCATCTCGTACTCCAGCCTGCGGAGGATGCTCTCCGAAAGCTCCCCCGTCTCCACGACCCGCGCTGCCTCTTCGTCGCTGATCGGCACGGAGTCTATCCATTCAGTGCATCTCAGGTCCGTGGGCGCCACCCACTCCTTCAGTTCCCGATCCCAGACCAGCAACGGACCGGTGTGATCCTGCCAGGGCTTGCTGTCTATCAACCGCTTTCTGTGTGAGACCGAGTACCGCAGCATATCCCCTCCTCTTGCTCAGTTCCTGGACCACGTGTCGAGCTTCGCCTCCGCCACGCGAAACGCGCGCGCCTTTGTCAGATATCCGTTGCCGAACCAGCAACTGCCGAGACGCCTGGTGTGCCCGCCGTATGTGGGTCCGTAGTCAATGTACTCCGTGACGCCGTTGTACGCAGCCCAGAGAGTGCCCTTGACCCCCGGG from Armatimonadota bacterium includes:
- a CDS encoding HD domain-containing protein: MTLEDAVVLAVRAHQGQKDKAGESYILHPLRVMLKQDTEIGMMAAVLHDVVEDTSWTFDGLRDQGCSEDVLALIDQLTRRDGEEYSDYLARIRTDPTARSVKLADLEDNLNVLRLRQITPKDADRLNKYLDAWRDLQGDPA